The following are encoded in a window of Labrus bergylta chromosome 16, fLabBer1.1, whole genome shotgun sequence genomic DNA:
- the pyya gene encoding peptide YY-A: MAMMLKAWTVLAAVVLCVLMCLGTLADAYPPKPENPGEDAPPEELAKYYTALRHYINLITRQRYGKRSGQEDVFAELLFGGDNNRGQRSRYDDSYMW; encoded by the exons ATGGCCATGATGCTGAAAGCATGGACAGTGCTGGCAGCTGTGGTGCTGTGTGTATTGATGTGTCTGGGAACGCTGGCGGATGCCTACCCCCCTAAACCTGAGAACCCTGGTGAAGATGCCCCACCTGAGGAGCTTGCCAAGTACTACACAGCGCTGAGACACTACATCAATCTGATCACCAGGCAGAG GTATGGAAAGCGTTCAGGTCAGGAGGATGTGTTTGCAGAGCTGTTGTTTGGCGGCGACAACAACAGAGGCCAGAGATCACG ATATGATGACTCCTACATGTGGTGA